One window of the Thunnus albacares chromosome 3, fThuAlb1.1, whole genome shotgun sequence genome contains the following:
- the LOC122979274 gene encoding SLAM family member 5-like isoform X1: MSSPSRRNDTTNGLLILFLIGGVFSEILPVMKRVGETVTLYANKSWQNSGNFLWTFGHHNPIKAITIVTNGEVTRVNGTRFDNRLHTDVENGSITISNLTINDSGIFNAQFFLETGMHMQMLNLFVSDNTVISIEVLEGENVTLDTGVKELQKDRKVMWTQGPDFVGEPIAQWKNNITSIDESFKGVLLLNPHTGSLTFIRVTKNYAGVYCVKLLWGDDPYILRKFSIKVFEPVPIPHISSAQANITKPLLNDGSCHINCSVRNAPELTLFWYSRGKKINQTSNPDISTNLSLPLVIRNEGIYSCMAANPVSNETIHVNSTEWCPPHATDSSTMRPIIGGTVVAVLIGLVIFISYCYKQIRNQGAENWFNMGNMQQETTSQDTNVSEGRNDAAENQGLLTNN; this comes from the exons ATGTCTTCACCAAGCAGGAGAAATGATACTACCAATGGGCTACTCATCTTATTTCTCATAG gtggtgtgttttctgaaatattGCCAGTAATGAAGCGGGTTGGAGAGACTGTGACCCTGTACGCCAACAAATCATGGCAAAATTCAGGGAATTTTCTTTGGACCTTTGGGCACCACAACCCCATCAAGGCAATTACTATTGTCACTAATGGAGAAGTCACTCGTGTCAATGGGACCAGATTTGACAACAGGTTACACACAGATGTAGAAAATGGATCAATCACCATCTCTAACCTCACCATCAATGACAGTGGAATATTTAATGCTCAGTTTTTTCTGGAAACAGGAATGCATATGCAAATGTTAAACCTCTTTGTCAGTG ataatACTGTAATTTCTATTGAAGTTCTGGAGGGGGAAAATGTTACTCTGGACACTGGAGTAAAGGAACTACAGAAAGATCGTAAAGTCATGTGGACACAGGGTCCAGATTTTGTTGGCGAGCCGATAGCTCAGTGGAAGAACAATATCACCTCTATTGATGAAAGCTTCAAGGGTGTTCTGCTGCTGAACCCACACACTGGATCCCTCACCTTTATCAGAGTGACAAAAAACTATGCTGGGGTTTACTGTGTCAAGTTACTGTGGGGTGACGATCCATATATACTGAGAAAATTTTCAATTAAAGTCTTTG AACCGGTTCCCATTCCACACATCAGTTCAGCACAGGCCAATATTACAAAACCCTTGCTGAATGATGGGAGCTGCCACATTAACTGTTCTGTGAGGAATGCACCTGAACTTACACTGTTCTGGTACAGCAGAGGGAAGAAAATAAACCAGACCAGCAACCCAGACATCTCCACTaacctctccctccctctggtGATCCGGAATGAAGGCATCTACAGCTGCATGGCAGCCAACCCAGTCAGTAATGAGACAATCCATGTCAACTCCACAGAGTGGTGTCCACCTCATGCTACAG atTCTAGCACAATGCGGCCGATTATTGGAGGGACTGTTGTGGCTGTATTGATTGGGCTGGTCATATTCATATCATATTGTTACAAGCAAATAAGAAACCAAGGAGCAGAGA ATTGGTTTAATATGGGAAATATGCAACAAGAGACAACATCTCAAGACACCAATGTCTCAGAG GGCAGGAATGATGCTGCGGAAAATCAAGGTCTGCTGACaaacaactga
- the LOC122979274 gene encoding SLAM family member 5-like isoform X2, whose amino-acid sequence MKRVGETVTLYANKSWQNSGNFLWTFGHHNPIKAITIVTNGEVTRVNGTRFDNRLHTDVENGSITISNLTINDSGIFNAQFFLETGMHMQMLNLFVSDNTVISIEVLEGENVTLDTGVKELQKDRKVMWTQGPDFVGEPIAQWKNNITSIDESFKGVLLLNPHTGSLTFIRVTKNYAGVYCVKLLWGDDPYILRKFSIKVFEPVPIPHISSAQANITKPLLNDGSCHINCSVRNAPELTLFWYSRGKKINQTSNPDISTNLSLPLVIRNEGIYSCMAANPVSNETIHVNSTEWCPPHATDSSTMRPIIGGTVVAVLIGLVIFISYCYKQIRNQGAENWFNMGNMQQETTSQDTNVSEGRNDAAENQGLLTNN is encoded by the exons ATGAAGCGGGTTGGAGAGACTGTGACCCTGTACGCCAACAAATCATGGCAAAATTCAGGGAATTTTCTTTGGACCTTTGGGCACCACAACCCCATCAAGGCAATTACTATTGTCACTAATGGAGAAGTCACTCGTGTCAATGGGACCAGATTTGACAACAGGTTACACACAGATGTAGAAAATGGATCAATCACCATCTCTAACCTCACCATCAATGACAGTGGAATATTTAATGCTCAGTTTTTTCTGGAAACAGGAATGCATATGCAAATGTTAAACCTCTTTGTCAGTG ataatACTGTAATTTCTATTGAAGTTCTGGAGGGGGAAAATGTTACTCTGGACACTGGAGTAAAGGAACTACAGAAAGATCGTAAAGTCATGTGGACACAGGGTCCAGATTTTGTTGGCGAGCCGATAGCTCAGTGGAAGAACAATATCACCTCTATTGATGAAAGCTTCAAGGGTGTTCTGCTGCTGAACCCACACACTGGATCCCTCACCTTTATCAGAGTGACAAAAAACTATGCTGGGGTTTACTGTGTCAAGTTACTGTGGGGTGACGATCCATATATACTGAGAAAATTTTCAATTAAAGTCTTTG AACCGGTTCCCATTCCACACATCAGTTCAGCACAGGCCAATATTACAAAACCCTTGCTGAATGATGGGAGCTGCCACATTAACTGTTCTGTGAGGAATGCACCTGAACTTACACTGTTCTGGTACAGCAGAGGGAAGAAAATAAACCAGACCAGCAACCCAGACATCTCCACTaacctctccctccctctggtGATCCGGAATGAAGGCATCTACAGCTGCATGGCAGCCAACCCAGTCAGTAATGAGACAATCCATGTCAACTCCACAGAGTGGTGTCCACCTCATGCTACAG atTCTAGCACAATGCGGCCGATTATTGGAGGGACTGTTGTGGCTGTATTGATTGGGCTGGTCATATTCATATCATATTGTTACAAGCAAATAAGAAACCAAGGAGCAGAGA ATTGGTTTAATATGGGAAATATGCAACAAGAGACAACATCTCAAGACACCAATGTCTCAGAG GGCAGGAATGATGCTGCGGAAAATCAAGGTCTGCTGACaaacaactga
- the LOC122979272 gene encoding NACHT, LRR and PYD domains-containing protein 3-like → MAGTARKHQMDEEVDVIESPQKDGEEDGKTKSTEDVDPPTKGPSGASLLEERLRSLYVDNQGPHQMDTTETESRGGKGRDAERLSGCGEGSADMEGNAITENVKQKLKAHLRERFTFIYEGTSASQSQLKNVYTRLYITQQAEEYGCQPHEILDQFKLPDQASPFSEYQQIDCLDIFKPGRNISQQQPAKDKAIKRVMTRGIAGIGKTVAVQNFALNWAEGKSNQSIYFIFVLPFRELNMLKEGEYSLLQLLLHFYPELKPLEDTQTLVNKQVLLIFDGLDESRFPLDFDGTMRVSDEHQRSTVDVLLTNLIKGNLLPNALLWITSRPAAASQIPSKYIDQMTEVQGFTDRQKEEYFMKRFSANPKKAKEILSCLRGMISFCFMGHIPVFCWITAEVFQKGWGDQRSRTITTMTELYIYYLLIQTHRTTQKYGKKSSESQNAAMLFNLSKLAFEQLQKGNIIFYEEDLRECGIDVDRASMFCGFCSEILKQEHGLYQKKMFSFVHLSCQEFLAALYMFHCCMTKNISTLKSFLDVDPTDLDLLELQKRIVDKALQSEKGQLDLFLCFFLGFSLESNQKMLQGLLPQTKSSSETVEEMKRYLRNFHAGNIPQERCMNLFLCKYELKEERFQDDIRMFLHSGARLSPIDCSVMSTMLQISRELIDELDLTKCMTPLVGVEKLILPMKNCKRAVLKSGHLSDKPFAILLSILQSPDSCLRELCLVCFSNANVSLPDILFAALGSPNCKLQILRLSGFSLDFRHCHTLTNLLQLKQSSLRALDLTDCIYSYPQDYSGYFSKEVEKKEKYDDVNDELSLLTIIPTILIGPVCKLEEFSMPGCLLKSKCCQVFASVLSSNSQLRELNLSRNDLQDLGVQLLSVGLGSSKCRLEILRLSCCGITEEGCASLASALRSNPSHLRELDISYNHPGESGVKLLSERLEDPKCRLEKLSVEHDEEHWVNPQHLNKYACDLTYDPNTVNEHLLLSECNREVKFTEEKQPYPDHPERFDEESQVLCREGLTGRCYWEVEWKGFVNIGVAYKSIERKGRWDTEIDRSNKAWCFNITVWNGYSFRHGHTETFIPAPIIDVQAFLARPRRLGLFLDWPAGILSFYWLSGDTKTLLHTFHTTFTEPLYPAFTVYAVSSLTLSRVVKPKMDPAQSSFIPEVTTERIGISYKFIFPGPGLFQCSLTGLGFNVTHEGEVMYRTLIWNDMLLQPAHKVPAGPLFSIECAEDSIRQLHLPHCEPEPALVSESLAVVNITDDGMSIIQPLEVTDTHVIVDVPHLSSFGIVWDLIKRFLNFMTKPVYGQVLLFLRPPLRSGKQILSVILLPSNVPLLEVKAQHTESEFIKAPSCCLLYKEQYYSLCSDPDSYKIQPPRAHFSDNYGPNYHASYEIILRTSTEEVTLMLRDPDSAQVWQHCLHLPASSSGASSVQNLPRMGDNISAEEKLLTVRSAFIYRVSYPVLDKLLDELLGHGVITDAEREAAMAKPRRDKARDVIDMVRKKGSDASEKLITLFSEDDTFLCRELGLI, encoded by the exons ATGGCAGGCACTGCGAGAAAACATCAGATGGATGAGGAAGTAGATGTGATTGAGTCACCACAGAAGGATGGGGAGGAAGATGGAAAGACGAAGAGCACAGAGGATGTAGATCCTCCAACGAAAGGCCCCAGTGGTGCAAGTCTGTTAGAGGAAAG GTTACGATCTTTATATGTGGACAACCAAGGTCCACATCAGATGGACACCACTGAAACAGAGAGCAGGGGTGGTAAGGGCAGAGATGCAGAAAGACTTTCTGGATGTGGTGAAGGATCTGCAGACATGGAAGGGAATGCAATCACAGAGAATGTTAAACAGAAGCTTAAAGCCCATCTGAGGGAAAGGTTTACATTCATATACGAGGGCACGTCAGCCAGTCAATCGCAGCTCAAAAATGTCTACACAAGACTCTACATTACTCAACAGGCTGAGGAATATGGTTGCCAACCACATGAGATTCTCGATCAGTTTAAACTCCCGGACCAGGCGTCACCATTTTCAGAGTATCAACAGATTGACTGCCTGGATATCTTCAAACCAGGAAGGAACATTTCCCAGCAACAACCCGCAAAAGACAAAGCCATCAAAAGAGTGATGACAAGAGGGATTGCCGGCATTGGCAAGACAGTTGCTGTCCAAAATTTTGCCCTAAACTGGGCAGAGGGAAAATCCAACCAGAGCATTTATTTCATCTTCGTGCTCCCTTTCAGAGAACTGAACATGCTCAAAGAGGGTGAGTACAGTCTTCTGCAACTCCTTCTTCACTTCTACCCTGAACTGAAACCGCTAGAAGATACACAGACACTTGTTAACAAGCAAGTGCTGTTAATTTTTGACGGTTTGGATGAAAGCAGATTTCCACTGGACTTTGATGGGACCATGAGAGTGAGTGACGAACATCAGAGATCAACAGTGGATGTgttgctgacaaacctcatcaaaGGGAACCTGCTGCCGAACGCTCTGCTCTGGATAACttcccgacctgcagcagccagtcAGATTCCCTCTAAGTACATTGACCAGATGACAGAAGTGCAAGGGttcactgacagacagaaggaaGAATACTTCATGAAGAGATTCAGTGCTAATCCAAAGAAAGCCAAAGAAATCCTGTCTTGTCTCAGAGGGATGATAAGCTTCTGTTTCATGGGCCATATCCCAGTCTTTTGTTGGATCACCGCTGAGGTATTTCAGAAAGGATGGGGTGACCAGAGGAGTCGAACGATCACAACAATGACAGAGTTGTACATTTATTACTTGCTaattcaaacacacagaacaacacAGAAGTATGGGAAGAAAAGCTCAGAATCACAGAATGCTGCCATGCTCTTTAATCTGTCCAAGCTGGCGTTCGAGCAGCTGCAAAAAGGAAACATCATATTTTACGAAGAGGACCTCAGAGAATGTGGCATTGATGTCGACAGGGCCTCAATGTTTTGTGGATTTTGCTCAGAAATCCTGAAGCAAGAACATGGGCTGTATCAGAAAAAGATGTTCAGCTTTGTGCATTTAAGCTGTCAGGAGTTTCTCGCTGCTCTTTACATGTTCCACTGCTGCATGACAAAGAACATCAGCACTTTGAAGTCTTTCCTCGATGTTGACCCTACAGATCTGGACTTGCTTGAGTTGCAGAAGAGGATTGTGGATAAGGCCTTGCAGAGTGAGAAAGGTCAGCTGGACCTGTTTCTCTGCTTCTTCCTTGGATTCTCACTGGAGTCCAACCAGAAAATGCTACAAGGTTTACTACCACAGACAAAGAGCAGCTCAGAGACTGTTGAGGAGATGAAGAGATACCTTCGAAATTTTCATGCAGGAAACATCCCACAGGAGAGGTGCATGAATCTTTTCCTCTGCAAGtatgagctaaaagaagagagaTTCCAGGATGACATCAGAATGTTTCTACATTCAGGAGCAAGACTCTCACCCATTGACTGCTCAGTAATGTCCACCATGCTGCAAATATCCAGGGAACTGATTGATGAACTTGACTTGACAAAATGCATGACACCATTGGTGGGGGTTGAGAAACTTATCCTGCCAATGAAGAACTGCAAGCGGGCAGT ACTCAAGAGTGGCCATTTGAGTGATAAACCCTTTGCGATACTACTCTCCATTCTTCAGTCACCAGACTCTTGCTTGCGGGAGCTTTGCCTGGTGTGTTTTTCTAACGCCAACGTTTCTCTTCCTGATATTCTCTTTGCTGCGTTGGGAAGTCCTAACTGCAAACTTCAGATACTGAG ATTGTCTGGGTTTTCTCTGGATTTCCGTCATTGTCACACACTGACAAATTTGCTACAATTAAAACAATCATCCCTGAGAGCGCTGGACCTGACTGACTGCATATACAGTTACCCACAAGATTATAGTGGATATTTTTCTAAAGAAGTGGAGAAGAAGGAAAAGTATGATGATGTCAACGATGAACTAAGTCTGCTGACTATTATTCCCACTATCTTGATCGGTCCAGTCTGTAAACTGGAGGAATTCAG CATGCCCGGTTGTCTCCTGAAAAGTAAATGCTGTCAAGTGTTTGCCTCGGTGCTCAGCTCAAATTCTCAGCTGAGAGAGCTCAACCTCAGCCGCAATGATCTGCAGGATTTAGGAGTGCAGCTGCTCTCTGTTGGACTGGGGAGTTCAAAATGTAGGCTGGAGATACTGAG GCTGTCATGTTGTgggatcacagaggaaggctgtgccTCCCTGGCCTCCGCTCTGAGGTCCAACCcatcccatctgagagagctggatatCAGCTACAATCACCCAGGAGAATCAGGAGTGAAGCTACTTTCTGAAAGACTGGAGGACCCAAAATGTAGACTGGAAAAACTCAG TGTGGAGCATGATGAAGAGCACTGGGTAAACCCACAGCATCTGAACAAGT ATGCCTGTGATCTCACATATGATCCCAACACAGTTAATGAACACCTCCTCCTGTCTGAGTGCAACAGGGAAGTGAAGTTTACTGAAGAGAAGCAGCCATATCCTGATCACCCAGAGAGATTTGATGAAGAGAGCCAAGTACTGTGTAGAGAGGGCCTGACTGGACGCTGCTACTGGGAAGTGGAGTGGAAAGGATTTGTGAATATTGGTGTGGCATATAAGAGTATAGAGAGGAAAGGACGGTGGGACACAGAAATTGACCGGAGCAACAAGGCCTGGTGTTTCAATATCACTGTGTGGAACGGTTATTCTTTCCGTCAcggccacacagagacatttattCCTGCCCCCATCATTGATGTCCAAGCATTCCTGGCCAGACCAAGGAGACTGGGTTTGTTTCTGGACTGGCCAGCTGGTATCCTGTCTTTCTACTGGCTGTCTGGTGACACAAAAACTCTCCTTCATACTTTCCACACCACCTTCACCGAGCCTCTCTACCCAGCGTTCACTGTTTACGCTGTATCTTCTTTGACCCTGTCCAGAGTAGTGAAGCCTAAAATGGATCCT GCTCAGTCAAGCTTCATACCTGAGGTGACAACAGAAAGAATCGGCATTTCATACAA GTTCATTTTCCCCGGTCCAGGTTTGTTCCAGTGTTCTTTGACTGGACTGGGGTTTAATGTGACTCATGAGGGGGAGGTCATGTACAGGACTCTGATTTGGAATGACATGCTCCTCCAGCCAGCTCATAAGGTGCCTGCAGGACCGCTGTTCAGCATCGAGTGTGCTGAGGACTCTATCCGTCAGCTCCATCTCCCACACTGTGAACCTGAACCTG CACTGGTCTCTGAAAGCCTCGCTGTCGTCAACATCACTGACGATGGCATGAGCATCATACAGCCGCTGGAGGTTACTGACACCCACGTGATTGTGGACGTCCCTCACCTCTCTTCCTTTGGCATCGTCTGGGATCTCATCAAGAGGTTTCTAAATTTCATGACGAAACCAGTATATGGCCAAGTCCTGCTGTTCCTGCGACCACCGCTCCGCTCAGGGAAACAAATCCTCAGTGTGATTCTGCTACCAAGCAACGTGCCTCTGCTGGAG GTAAAAGCACAACATACAGAATCTGAGTTCATCAAGGCCCCCTCCTGCTGTCTTCTCTACAAAGAACAATATTACAGCCTCTGTAGTGACCCAGACAGCTATAAAATACAGCCACCA cgtGCACATTTTTCTGACAATTACGGCCCAAATTACCACGCGTCGTATGAGATCATCCTGAGGACGAGCACAGAGGAAGTGACTCTGATGTTGCGAGATCCAGACAGTGCACAAGTCTGGCAGCACTGCCTTCATCTGCCTG CTTCATCTTCAGGTGCTTCATCAGTTCAAAATCTGCCAAGGATGGGAGACAACATCTCAGCAGAAGAGAAGCTGCTAACTGTTAGGTCAGCATTTATCTACAGAGTGTCTTATCCTGTTCTGGACAAGTTGCTGGATGAACTTCTGGGACACGGGGTTATAACTGATGCTGAGAGGGAGGCAGCCATGGCCAAACCCAGGCGAGACAAAGCACGAGACGTGATTGACATGGTGCGAAAAAAAGGAAGCGATGCCAGCGAAAAACTGATTACCCTCTTCTCCGAGGATGATACATTCCTTTGCAGAGAGCTCGGCTTAATCTGA